The Starkeya sp. ORNL1 DNA window CGCCAGCGCTCCGGCCATGTCATCAACATCTCCTCGATCGGCGGCTATGGCTCCTATCCCGGATGGGGCGTCTATTGCGCCACCAAGTTCGCGGTGGAAGGCCTGACCGAATCCCTCGCCATCGAGCTGGCGCCGCTCGGCATTAATGCCACCGTGGTCGAGCCCGGCTTCTTCCGCACCGATTTCCTCGACGACAAATCGCTGTCGCGGACCGCGCACGAGATCGCGGACTATGCCGAGACCGTCGGCGCGATGCGCAGCTTTGCTGCCGGCGCCAACCATGCCCAGCCCGGCGATCCGGCGAAGCTCGCCAAGGCGCTCATCGTGCTCGCCAATGCGCCGAAGAAGCCGCTGCGCCTGCCGCTCGGCAGCGACACGGTGGCGATGATCGAGGACAAGAACGCCAAGGTCGCGGCCGAACTCACTGAGTGGCGTACGCTGGCGCTCTCCACCGACTGGGACGCGAAGGTGGCGTGAGTTTCAGAACGCCAGCCCTCCGTTCATCATGGCCGGCCTTGTGCCGGCCATCTCGGCCTCTGGCGTGCTGTCAGGAATCGCGATCCCCGGCACAAGGCCGGGGATGACGGTCATCCTGGAATCACGGATCACACGCCTATACGGTCCGCGCAAAGTCGATGAACGCCCGGAGGGCCGACGGCATCTGCCGCCGGCTCGGATAATAAAGGTAGAAGCCCGGGTAGTAAGGGCACCAGTCCTCCAGCACCCGCAACAGCGCGCCGCTCCTGAGATGGGCGCGCACCTGTTCCTCGAACAGATAGGCCATTCCTGTGCCGGCGAGCGCGGCGTCGAGCATCACATCCTGCTCGCTCAGCGTCAGCGGCCCGTCGACCTCCACCGCGATCTCCTCGCCGCCGCGCTCGAACTCCCAGTCATAGAGCGTGCCGCTCATGAAACGGTAGCGAATGCAGGGCCTGCCGGCGAGGTCGCGCGGCGTGAGCGGCTTGCCGTGTTTCGCGAAATAGTCGGGCGTGGCGACGACGGCGAAGGCATGACGCGGCCCGATCGGCACCGCGATCATGTCCCTGGCGATGCGATCGCCGAAGCGAATGCCGGCATCGAAACCCTCCGCTACCACGTCGGCCAGCGCGTCACTGATCACCAGCTCGACCTGGATGTCCGGATACGCCGCAAGGAAGCGGGTGACGATCGGCATCAGCGTGATGCGCGCGCAGATGCGCGGCACATTGAGCCGCAGTGTGCCGAACGGCGTATCACGGAACCGGTTGAGCTCGTCGATGGCATCGTTGATGTCGAGGAAGGCCGGGTTAATACGCGCGAACAGCCGCGCCCCGGCATCGGTGAGGGCGAGGCTGCGCGTTGTCCGGTTGATCAGGCGGATGCCGATGCGCTCCTCGACCAGGCGCAGCGAATGGCTGAGCGCCGACGGCGTGACGCCGAGTTCGGACGCCGCGCGCCGGAAGCTGCCTTGCCGGGCAATGGCGAGGAACACTGCGAGGTCCGCCGGATCGATGCGCACCATTGGTGAAGAGGTCTCAGTGAAGGCGTGGGATTATCCGCCAAACTCGACATACAGTGCCGCTGGTACTTCGTCAGCTACTGTCGTGCTTGACCGGATCATTCCCCTTGGGCACGAACGTAACGGCAATTGCGGGTGTGCTTCGTTGGACGGGAAACGCCGGCTCGATAACAACCTTCTCGCATTCATCTGGCGCTACAGCGCCGGGCAGCAATTGCTCCTGCTGCTGCTGACCGCGGCCTCGTTCCCGATCCTCTATGTCTCGCTGGAAATCCCGAAATTCATCATCAATGGCGTCATCCAGGGCCATGATTTTCCGCGCCATGTGCTCGGGATGGAGATCGGGCAGACCGCGTTCCTCTGGCTGCTCTGCCTCGCCTTCCTCGCCTGCGTGCTGGCCAATGGCATCATCAAGATGCAGCTCAGCATCTATCGCGGCATTGTCGGCGAGCGGCTGATCCGCCGGCTGCGCTTCGAGCTGATCGCGCACCTGCTGCGCTTCCCGTTGCAGCGCTTCCACAGCGTGTCGCAGGGCGAAGTGGTCTCCATGGTCACCGCCGAGGCCGAGCCGCTCACCGGCACCATGGGCGACGCCTTTGCGCAGCCGTTGTTCCAGCTCGGCCAGATGCTGACCATCATCGTGTTCCTGTTCGTGCAGAGCCCCTGGCTCGGCCTTGCCGGGATCGCGCTCATCCCCTTGCAGGCCTATCTGATCCCGGTGATGCAGCGTGAAGTGAACCGCATGCATCACCAACGGGTCGCCTATGTGCGGCAGCTGTCCGAGAAGATCGGCGAGAGCATATCCGGGGCAGGAGACCTCCGGATCAATGGCGGTGCGCCGCGCCGTCTCGCCGAGTTCGGGCATCTGCTTGGTGACCTGTTCTTCATCCGGATGGATATCTTCAAGCGCAAGTTCCTGATCAAGTTCGTCAATAATTTCATTAGCCAGCTGACGCCGTTCTTCTTCTTCGCGGTCGGCGGCTATCTCGTCATCATCGGCCAGCTCAGCGCCGGCGCGCTGATCGCGGCGATCGCGGCGGCGCGCGACATCGCCGATCCGTGGCGGGAATTGCTGCTCTATTGGAACAGCGCGCAGGAAGCCTCCTCGCGCTACGAGCATATCGTCGTGCAGTTCAGCCCGCCCGGCATGCTTCCCGTCGCACTGGCGCAGGGAAGGCCGGCGGAGATTCCGCATCTCGACGGCCCGCTGCGGCTCGACGGCGTCAGCATCACCGACGCGGCGGGGATCGTGCTGCTCGACCAGATCGAGCTGGAGATACCGAGTGGCGCGATGGTGGCGATCCAGAGCCCGGACGCCGCGGTGCGACAGGCGCTGGCGGAAGTGATCTCGCGCAGCCGGCCGCCCGCCGCCGGCAAGGTGGAGATCGCCGGCCACGATCTTGCCGGGCTGCACCAGAGCGTGCTCGCGGCCCGCATCGGCGTCGCCACCAGCACGCCCTATATCTTCCGCTCCTCCATCGCCGCCAACATCCAGATGCCGCTGCGTGTCGCGCCAAACGGGGCCGAGGGGGATGGTGCCAACCCGCCGCCCGTGGCGGTTCTGGAGGCGGAGCGCGCCGGCAATGATTTCGAGCCGCTCGATCGCGACTGGCTCGATTTTGGTGCGAGCGGGCTCGATGACGAGAAGGCGATCCGCGACTGGTGGCTCAAGATCATCGAGACGATGGGAACCAGCAACTTCCTGCTCGACCGTGCGCTCGACTGCTACCTCGAACCCGATCGCCACGCCGGGCTGGCCGAACAGGTGATCGAGCTGCGCGCGGCCGTTGCCGGCTCGCTGAAGGCGGCGGAACTGGCTGAGCGCGTGCGGCGCTTTGACGAGAACGTCTTCAATCCCGGCCTCTCGGTCGGCGAGAATTTGTTGTTCGCGGTGCGTCGGCGGCCATCGTCCGGTGGCCTGCCGGAGTTCGGCTCCGTCTTTGTCCAGGTGGTGGAGCAGCTCGATATTGCGGGGCCGCTGATCGACTTCAGCGCCGATCTCACCAGCGCGCTGGTGCGGGCGTTCGGCGAGGTCGGGCCGCGCCATCCCTTGCTGCGCCGCCTGACCCATATCGGGCCGGACTCCTTCGAACGGCTGCGTGCCATCGACACGAGGCGCGCGAGCGGACGAGCGTTCGACGCCGCCGACCGCGCCATCCTGCTCGCCCTCCCGTTCGCGATCACCGCGGACGATCTCGGCTCCGCCTTCCCGGCCAGCCTCGAAGCTGCCCTGATGGAGGCGCGGCAGAAGCATGGCGCGATGCTGCGCGCGGTGGCGGGCGACGCTTTCCAGCCGATCGAGAGCGGGGCCTTCAACCACAACCTCACTTTGCTCGACAATCTGCTGTCGGGCACGCTCACCGGTGCGCAGATCGACCAGCGCCGCGTGCGCGGCATTGCGCAGGAAGCGCTGATCGAGAGCGGTCTTGCCGGCGAGTTCATGCTGCTGATCGGCGAGACGGACACCGGGCTTGCCGGCGCCAACCTGTCGCCGGTGGCGCGCGAGCGCATCGGCTTTGCGCGCGCGGTGATCCGCCGGCCGGACGTGCTGATCCTCGATCACGCTCTGGCCTCGCAATCGCCGGCCGAGCGCGAGGCGATGCGCACGAAGCTCCGGGCGTTGCTGCCGGCGAGCACGATGATCTTTCTCGAGCCGGACTTCCCGCAGCGCGAGGCATTCGATCTCGTCATCGAGATTCGCGGCGGCCGGATCGTCGGCTCCTCGGCGCGGCTCCAGCCCCTGCCGGCGCAGAAGCTGTCGAGCATCACCGCCGACCTGCAGAGCAAGTTTGACGCGCTGTCCGCGGTCCAGGAGTTTCGCGGGCTGAAGCGCGGGCAGATCGAATTGCTCGCCTACGCTTCCCGGTGGATCTCGGTGCGCGAGGACGAGTATCTGTTCCGTGCCGGCGACGAGACCGACGGCGCCTATGTCGCGGTCTCCGGCACGGCGGAGCTGCGTTGGCCCGGTGCGGGCCCGGAGCTGGAACCGATCGACACCATCACTCCCGGGCGGCTGATCGGCGACCTGTCGGTGGTGCTCGACGAGGACCGCATCATCGACATGGTCGCGGTCTCGGACTTCACCGGGCTGCGCATCGGCAAGAGCGAACTGCTCGACATCATCGAGTCGGACATCACCGTCGCGTTGCTGCTGCTGCGCACCGTCGGCAGGCATCTGCACGGCGTGGCGGAGGAGCGAGCCGAGATGAATGCGGGAGAGGGCGGAACCGCCGCGATGATGGCCCCGCGGCCGCGCGGCGAGACGCTGCAATAGCAGGGCAGCGCGTCGCTCAGACGCTGCACGTCTCCCGGGGTTCGGCCGGAATCGCGGCTTCGCGCAACATGCGCTTCAACTCGGGCAGGCAGGAACCGCAATTCGTTCCCGCCTTCAGGCCGCGGCCGAGCGATTCCACATCTGCCGACGGGTCGGCTGCGATGGCGGCAATGATCGCCGCGCGCGGTACGGCGTGGCAGGCGCAGACCAGCGGGCCGGCCTCAGTGCCCGCGGCATTGCGGCCCGAAAGCAGGCGACGGCGCTGCTCAGGCGGGACGCGCTCGACGGCGAAGAACGGCATCGCCGCGCTCCAGTCGAGCCGACGGGCGGAGCGCTCCATGAAGGCGAGCGTCATGATACGGCCCGCCGCATCGAAGCGCGCCGCGCGATAGCGGCCGGCGCGGGCGTCATCATAATCGGCCGCCGCCGCGCCGGCGGCGGCGAGCCAATCCGGCAGCCAGGAGCGTGGCTCGCGCGTGTCAGCGAGGACATAGCCGACGCCGCCCTCTATCGCGACCGCGGTCCAGCATGCGGCTGGCGGCGGCGCAAGGCCGCGTCGCGACAGCACGAAGCCGCGATACGGCATGTCGATGCGCTCAAGCCGTACCGGCGTCGCCTTGGCCTCGGGCTGGCCGGAATGCGGATCGGTGGCGCCGGTGACCAGCGCACCGATGCGCCCGCTCGATGAGGTGGCATGGCTCCAGTGGATCGGGGCGAACAGGCTGGCGCGCTGCTGGCCGATAGAGAGCGCGGCTTCGACGACGGCCTCACCATGGGGCGAGACGAGGCGCACCATGTCGCCGTCCGCAATGCCATGCGTCGCCGCATCGTCCGGATGGATCTCGACGAAGGGAACCGGCAGATGCGCGCCGAGCCGCGGGCTGAGGCCGCTGCGGGTCATGGTGTGCCACTGGTCGCGGATGCGGCCGGTATTGAGCAGAAGCGGGAAATCGTCGCTCACCGAGGCGGCGAGGGCAGGCGGCTCCGGGGTGATGAAGCGCGCCTTGCGGTCCGGCGTATAGAAGCGGCCGTCGGCGAAGAAGCGTTTCTCCGCTGTATCGTGTTCGGTGCGCACCGGCCATTGCACCGGCTCCATGGTGTCGAAGGCAGCTTCGTCGAGACGGCTCAGGCCGCCGAGATCGAAATCGCGGGCGCCGTCATTCTCGAAGGCGGAGAGCGCGGCATGCTCGCGGAACACCTCGGCCGCCGAGCGCCAGCCAAAGGCGGCGGCGAAGCCGAGCCGCTTGCCCACTTGCGCCACCGCCCACCAGTCCGGCTTGGCCTCGCCCGGCGGCGAGAGGAACGGGCGCTGGCGCGAGATGCGGCGCTCCGAATTGGTCACTGTGCCGTCCTTCTCGCCCCAGGCGAGCGCCGGCAGGATGAGGTGGGGCCGGCAGCCGAGCGTGTCATTGCCGGCGACATTCTCGGAGACGACGAGGAAATCGAGCGAGCGAAGTGCCTCGCGCACCCCATCGGCGCGCGGCAGGCTGACCGCGGGGTTGGTGCCCATCACCCACAGCGCCTTGACCTTGCCGGCGGCGATGGCATCGAACATCGCCACTGCCTTCAGACCCTCGCGCTCGGCGATGCGCGGCGCATCCCAGAAGCGGCGCACCCGGTCGATGTCCGCCGAGGTAAAATTCATATGGGCGGCAAGCTGGTTGGCGAGGCCGCCGACCTCGCGGCCGCCCATCGCATTGGGCTGGCCGGTGAGCGAGAACGGCCCCATGCCGGGCCGGCCGATACGACCAGTCGCCAGATGCACATTGATGATGGCATTGACCTTGTCGGTGCCCTGCGCCGACTGGTTCACGCCCTGCGAGTAGCAGGTGACGAGGCGCTCGGTCGCGCTGAACAGCGTATAGAAGCGGACGAGATCGTGCTCGGGAACACCGGTCTTGCGCGCCACCGTGGCAAGGTCCGGCGCCATTTCCCGGGCCGCCGCCACCGCGGCGTCGAAGCCGGTTGTGTGCGCTTCGATGTAGGGGCGGTCGAGCACATCGTGGTCGACGAGAGCGGCCAGCAGGCCGGCGAACAGCACGGTGTCCTGTCCGGGAGCCACCGGCAGGAAAAGGTCGGCCTCCTCGCCGGTCGCGGTCTTGCGCGGGTCGATGACCACCAGTTTTGTGCCACGCTTGGCGCGCGCGGCTTCCAGCCGGCGGAACAGGATCGGGTGGCACCAGGCGGCGTTGGAGCCGACCAGAACCACGAGGTCGGCCTCGTCGAGATCGGCGTAGGTGCCGGGCACGGTATCGGCGCCGAAAGCGCGGCGATGGCCGGCGACCGAAGACGCCATGCAGAGGCGCGAATTGGTGTCGACATTGGCGGTGCCGAGGAAACCCTTGGCGAGCTTGTTGGCGGCGTAATAATCCTCGGTCAGCAACTGACCGGAAAGATAGAGCGCGACCGAGTCAGGGCCATGCTTCTCAATGGTTTGTTGGAAAGTCCTCGCAATATGGTCGAGCGCTGTGCTCCAGCCGATCCGCGCCAGCTCGCCGTCCTCGCCGCGCGCCATCGGATGCAGCAGCCGGCTCTCCAGCCCCAATGTCTCGCCGAGCGCCGAGCCCTTGGAGCAGAGCCGGCCGAAATTCGCCGGATGACCCGGATCGCCGGCGATCTTCGCCCCACCCCTGCCGTCCGGGCTCGCCAGCACGCCGCACCCGACCCCGCAATATGGGCACGTCGTGCGTACGGGCGGCAAAGCGAGCGCCGCGAGAGCAGCAGGGGTGGGAACCGGCGCGTTCATCAATAGACGTCCGCCTGATAGCGCCCGGCCTTCTTCAGATTGGCGACATACGCCATGGCTTCGTCGGTGCTCTTTGCCCCATGGGTGGCGACGACTTCGACCAGAGCGCGCTCGACATCCTTGGCCATCCGCTTGGCGTCGCCGCAGATGTAGAAATGCGCGCCGCTCTCCAGCCAGGCGTGGAGGTCGGCGCCGACCTCGCGCATGCGGTCCTGCACATAGACCTTCTCTGAACCATCGCGCGACCAGGCCAGCGTCAGCCGCGTCAGGTGCCCGCTCGCCCGCATGCCGGCGAGTTCGTCCTCATAGAAGAAATCGCAGTCGCTGCGCTGGTGGCCGAAGAACAGCCAGTTGCGGCCCGGCGCCTTGGCGGCCATGCGCTCCCACAGGAAGGCACGGAACGGCGCGATGCCGGTGCCGGGGCCGACCATGATGACGGGCGTCGCCGGATCCTTCGGCAGGGCGAAGCCGTGGGCCTTCTGCACGTAGGCGCGCATCGGGGCTCCGGTCTCGAGCCGCGCGGCGAGGAAGGTCGAGCCGACGCCGAGCCTGGGGCGTGCGCCGATCCGGTAGCGCACCGCGTCCACGGTGAGCGAGAGCCGGCTGGGCGTCGCCTTCGGGCTGGAGGAGATGGAATAGAGCCGCGGCTGCAACGGCTCCAGCGCCTCGACCAGCACTTCCGGATCGAGGCGCGGACGACCGAATTTCTCCAGCGCCGCAAGCACGTCGAGGCTGGCAGCATCGCCGTCCGGGTCTTCGCCGGCCGCGAGCGCGCGGGCCTTGCGGCGCATCTCGCCGCCGGTGAGATAGGTGAGCAACTGGAACAGCCCGTCCGGCGCGGTGCCGAGCGCCACGTCGTTCGTCAGCACGTCGGCGGCGGCGCGTTCGCCGATCATGTCGGCGCTGGTGCCGCCGATGGCGTCAAGCACCTGCTCGACAAGGCCGGGATCGTTCTGCGGGAAGATGCCGAAACTGTCGCCGACCTCATAGTCGAGCCCGGCAGCGGCGAGGTCGAACTCGACGTGCCAGGTCTCCTTTTCCGAGGTGCCCTTGTTGAGCCGATGCCGCGTCACCAGCGAGACCAAGGCCGGGTTGTCGCGCGAGGTGCCGGGCGTCCCGGTGGGCGCGGCAGGCGCCGTCTCAACCGCGGGCGCCGTGTCGTCCAACTCGGCGGCGAGCGCCTTCAGCATGCGCGCCGTCTCCTTGCCGCCCGGGGCGCAGAGATTGAGCTTGGTCTCCTTGGCCGACGCGATGGCGGCGGCGTAAGTCTCGCAGAGATAGCCGCACTGGCCGCAATCCTGCTGCGCCATTGCCGCCATCATGCGGCGCGGCAGCGGCCGGCCTTCGGCGAGCTTCATGCGCTCGTCCATCGGCATCGCGGCGTCGTGCCAGGGCGCGCCGTCGTCGACATCCGCCGGCATCAGCGCGGCGTTCTCGGCGGGCGAGAGCGCGGTCGGCGCGCCCTGCGGCAGCAGCATGCCGGCGAAGAAGCCATTCAGCCAGGCGCGCTGCTCCTCGCTGAAGGGCGCGGTCTCCGGAAAGAAGGAGATGCTGGGCGGCGCGGGCAGGGAAGTCTGAGCGTTCATTGCGCGATGTCCTCTTCACCTATCCCCGTCGGGGAGAGGTCGACGCCATAGGCGGCGGGTGAGGGGGCGAACGGGCAGGGGTTCGCGTGCGCCCCCTCACCCCAACCCTCTCCCCATCGGGGAGAGGGAGCTGTGGCGCGTTTGTTCATTCAGCCATCTCCTCGACCAGCGCGCGCAGCGCGTCCGGCTCATGGCGGCGGGTGAAGCGGGCGAGCGTCTCAGTGTCGTCGGCGCGGTGGGCGAGCCAGGCCTTGAGCAGGCCTTCGACGCGCGCCGGTGCGTCCTCGGCCTTCACGTCACGCCACAGCTCGCGGGCGATGGCGGCGTCGGAGCCGAAGCCACCGCCAACGAGGAGATGATAGCCGTCGACGGTGTCGCCCTCCTCATTCACCGCCACGCGGGCGCCGACCAGGCCGATGTCGCCGATATAGTGCTGGGCGCAGGAGTGATGGCAGCCGGTGACGTGGATGTTCACCGGCAGGTCGGCCGCGACGCGGCCATCGCAATGATCGGCGATGGCGACCGCGGTCGCCTTGGTATCGGCATTGCCGAACTTGCAGCCGGCGGCCCCGGTGCAGGCCACCAGCCCGGCGCGGATCGCGGTGGCGCGGGACGTGAGGCCGAGCGCCTCCAGCGCCGCCTCGACCAGCGGCACGTTGGCGTCGTTGACCCCGGACAGGATCAGGTTCTGCCAGACAGTGAGGCGCAGGTCGCCATCGCCGAGATCGCGGGCGATCGAGGCGAGGCCGCGCATCTGTTCGGTCGTCATCTTGCCGACGGGGATCACCACGCCGACCCAGTTGAGCCCCGCCTGCTTCTGAGCATGCACGCCGACATGGGCGAGGCGGTCCGGCTCGGGTCGCGGCGCCACGGCTTCGGCGGGCACGCGGGTCAGCGCCATACCGAGCTTCTCCTCGGTGGCGGCGAGGAACTTCGCGAAGCCCCAGGCATCGAGCAGATATTTCAGCCGCGCCTTCTTGCGGTCGGTGCGGTCGCCATGGTCGATGAAGACGCGCACGATGGCGTCGGCCACCCGCGTCGCCTCCTCTGGACGCAGGATCACACCGGTGTCCCGGGCGAGGTCGAGATGGCCGGTGATGCCGCCAAGCACGAGGCGGAACCAGACGCCGGGTTCGACGCCGAAGCCATCCTTCACTTCAACCGCCTGGAAGCCGATATCGTTGGTGTCCTCCAGCGCGCCGATCAGCCCGCCGCCGTCGAAGGCGACGTTGAACTTGCGCGGCAGGCCGTAGAGCGAGCGGTCGGCAAGGATGTGGTAGTGCCACTCGAGCGCATAGGGCCGGGT harbors:
- a CDS encoding LysR family transcriptional regulator; protein product: MVRIDPADLAVFLAIARQGSFRRAASELGVTPSALSHSLRLVEERIGIRLINRTTRSLALTDAGARLFARINPAFLDINDAIDELNRFRDTPFGTLRLNVPRICARITLMPIVTRFLAAYPDIQVELVISDALADVVAEGFDAGIRFGDRIARDMIAVPIGPRHAFAVVATPDYFAKHGKPLTPRDLAGRPCIRYRFMSGTLYDWEFERGGEEIAVEVDGPLTLSEQDVMLDAALAGTGMAYLFEEQVRAHLRSGALLRVLEDWCPYYPGFYLYYPSRRQMPSALRAFIDFARTV
- a CDS encoding sulfite reductase subunit alpha, translating into MNAQTSLPAPPSISFFPETAPFSEEQRAWLNGFFAGMLLPQGAPTALSPAENAALMPADVDDGAPWHDAAMPMDERMKLAEGRPLPRRMMAAMAQQDCGQCGYLCETYAAAIASAKETKLNLCAPGGKETARMLKALAAELDDTAPAVETAPAAPTGTPGTSRDNPALVSLVTRHRLNKGTSEKETWHVEFDLAAAGLDYEVGDSFGIFPQNDPGLVEQVLDAIGGTSADMIGERAAADVLTNDVALGTAPDGLFQLLTYLTGGEMRRKARALAAGEDPDGDAASLDVLAALEKFGRPRLDPEVLVEALEPLQPRLYSISSSPKATPSRLSLTVDAVRYRIGARPRLGVGSTFLAARLETGAPMRAYVQKAHGFALPKDPATPVIMVGPGTGIAPFRAFLWERMAAKAPGRNWLFFGHQRSDCDFFYEDELAGMRASGHLTRLTLAWSRDGSEKVYVQDRMREVGADLHAWLESGAHFYICGDAKRMAKDVERALVEVVATHGAKSTDEAMAYVANLKKAGRYQADVY
- a CDS encoding nitrate reductase produces the protein MNAPVPTPAALAALALPPVRTTCPYCGVGCGVLASPDGRGGAKIAGDPGHPANFGRLCSKGSALGETLGLESRLLHPMARGEDGELARIGWSTALDHIARTFQQTIEKHGPDSVALYLSGQLLTEDYYAANKLAKGFLGTANVDTNSRLCMASSVAGHRRAFGADTVPGTYADLDEADLVVLVGSNAAWCHPILFRRLEAARAKRGTKLVVIDPRKTATGEEADLFLPVAPGQDTVLFAGLLAALVDHDVLDRPYIEAHTTGFDAAVAAAREMAPDLATVARKTGVPEHDLVRFYTLFSATERLVTCYSQGVNQSAQGTDKVNAIINVHLATGRIGRPGMGPFSLTGQPNAMGGREVGGLANQLAAHMNFTSADIDRVRRFWDAPRIAEREGLKAVAMFDAIAAGKVKALWVMGTNPAVSLPRADGVREALRSLDFLVVSENVAGNDTLGCRPHLILPALAWGEKDGTVTNSERRISRQRPFLSPPGEAKPDWWAVAQVGKRLGFAAAFGWRSAAEVFREHAALSAFENDGARDFDLGGLSRLDEAAFDTMEPVQWPVRTEHDTAEKRFFADGRFYTPDRKARFITPEPPALAASVSDDFPLLLNTGRIRDQWHTMTRSGLSPRLGAHLPVPFVEIHPDDAATHGIADGDMVRLVSPHGEAVVEAALSIGQQRASLFAPIHWSHATSSSGRIGALVTGATDPHSGQPEAKATPVRLERIDMPYRGFVLSRRGLAPPPAACWTAVAIEGGVGYVLADTREPRSWLPDWLAAAGAAAADYDDARAGRYRAARFDAAGRIMTLAFMERSARRLDWSAAMPFFAVERVPPEQRRRLLSGRNAAGTEAGPLVCACHAVPRAAIIAAIAADPSADVESLGRGLKAGTNCGSCLPELKRMLREAAIPAEPRETCSV
- a CDS encoding oxidoreductase, which translates into the protein MRTWFITGASRGFGALVAKEALNAGDAVVGTARNPQHVIDALGDHPNLLAVALDVTDEAQAFEVAGAAVKRFGRIDVLLNNAGYGLLGAVEEAAASEVESVFRTNVFGLLNVTRAVLPHMRRQRSGHVINISSIGGYGSYPGWGVYCATKFAVEGLTESLAIELAPLGINATVVEPGFFRTDFLDDKSLSRTAHEIADYAETVGAMRSFAAGANHAQPGDPAKLAKALIVLANAPKKPLRLPLGSDTVAMIEDKNAKVAAELTEWRTLALSTDWDAKVA
- a CDS encoding NirA family protein, yielding MGTDFTPEQKRYLEGFVAGLAATRAAGGLGTASPASAPVAAAEPTGPEAAAHRAMARTEAEGRKLVPEEKGKREELGLDSYARMKQHARDGLFPKGPDVFRWKFHGLFYVAPTQDSFMCRLRIPNGILKHWQFAGIADMADAHAGGYSHVTTRANLQIREIPATDGTAVVEKLIGLGLTSRGSGADNIRNVTGGPTAGIDPQELLDTRPYALEWHYHILADRSLYGLPRKFNVAFDGGGLIGALEDTNDIGFQAVEVKDGFGVEPGVWFRLVLGGITGHLDLARDTGVILRPEEATRVADAIVRVFIDHGDRTDRKKARLKYLLDAWGFAKFLAATEEKLGMALTRVPAEAVAPRPEPDRLAHVGVHAQKQAGLNWVGVVIPVGKMTTEQMRGLASIARDLGDGDLRLTVWQNLILSGVNDANVPLVEAALEALGLTSRATAIRAGLVACTGAAGCKFGNADTKATAVAIADHCDGRVAADLPVNIHVTGCHHSCAQHYIGDIGLVGARVAVNEEGDTVDGYHLLVGGGFGSDAAIARELWRDVKAEDAPARVEGLLKAWLAHRADDTETLARFTRRHEPDALRALVEEMAE
- a CDS encoding ABC transporter transmembrane domain-containing protein, with the translated sequence MDGKRRLDNNLLAFIWRYSAGQQLLLLLLTAASFPILYVSLEIPKFIINGVIQGHDFPRHVLGMEIGQTAFLWLLCLAFLACVLANGIIKMQLSIYRGIVGERLIRRLRFELIAHLLRFPLQRFHSVSQGEVVSMVTAEAEPLTGTMGDAFAQPLFQLGQMLTIIVFLFVQSPWLGLAGIALIPLQAYLIPVMQREVNRMHHQRVAYVRQLSEKIGESISGAGDLRINGGAPRRLAEFGHLLGDLFFIRMDIFKRKFLIKFVNNFISQLTPFFFFAVGGYLVIIGQLSAGALIAAIAAARDIADPWRELLLYWNSAQEASSRYEHIVVQFSPPGMLPVALAQGRPAEIPHLDGPLRLDGVSITDAAGIVLLDQIELEIPSGAMVAIQSPDAAVRQALAEVISRSRPPAAGKVEIAGHDLAGLHQSVLAARIGVATSTPYIFRSSIAANIQMPLRVAPNGAEGDGANPPPVAVLEAERAGNDFEPLDRDWLDFGASGLDDEKAIRDWWLKIIETMGTSNFLLDRALDCYLEPDRHAGLAEQVIELRAAVAGSLKAAELAERVRRFDENVFNPGLSVGENLLFAVRRRPSSGGLPEFGSVFVQVVEQLDIAGPLIDFSADLTSALVRAFGEVGPRHPLLRRLTHIGPDSFERLRAIDTRRASGRAFDAADRAILLALPFAITADDLGSAFPASLEAALMEARQKHGAMLRAVAGDAFQPIESGAFNHNLTLLDNLLSGTLTGAQIDQRRVRGIAQEALIESGLAGEFMLLIGETDTGLAGANLSPVARERIGFARAVIRRPDVLILDHALASQSPAEREAMRTKLRALLPASTMIFLEPDFPQREAFDLVIEIRGGRIVGSSARLQPLPAQKLSSITADLQSKFDALSAVQEFRGLKRGQIELLAYASRWISVREDEYLFRAGDETDGAYVAVSGTAELRWPGAGPELEPIDTITPGRLIGDLSVVLDEDRIIDMVAVSDFTGLRIGKSELLDIIESDITVALLLLRTVGRHLHGVAEERAEMNAGEGGTAAMMAPRPRGETLQ